One part of the Arabidopsis thaliana chromosome 1 sequence genome encodes these proteins:
- a CDS encoding PHD finger protein (PHD finger protein; LOCATED IN: endomembrane system; BEST Arabidopsis thaliana protein match is: unknown protein (TAIR:AT1G32583.1); Has 93 Blast hits to 91 proteins in 14 species: Archae - 0; Bacteria - 0; Metazoa - 0; Fungi - 0; Plants - 93; Viruses - 0; Other Eukaryotes - 0 (source: NCBI BLink).), with translation MSKPLKFLLWSSLALLLLQIGSGAICEGKSSEPAVRQTQVKWREGKKFRVEVMNKCPMCPIINLRLKCQGFPQSLVDPTFLRVLSSSAGNCVVNDGLPLSPMQTLSFNYSNTHQFALRPLSWSFQCE, from the exons ATGTCAAAACCTCTCAAGTTCCTTCTTTGGTCATCTCTTgctctcttgcttcttcaaaTAG GTTCTGGGGCAATATGTGAGGGCAAAAGCAGCGAACCGGCGGTGAGGCAGACGCAGGTGAAGTGGAGAGAAGGAAAGAAGTTCAGAGTCGAGGTAATGAACAAATGTCCCATGTGTCCAATCATCAACCTTCGTCTGAAATGTCAAGGATTTCCTCAGTCGCTTGTGGACCCCACATTCCTCCGTGTTCTCTCCTCTTCCGCCGGAAACTGTGTGGTTAACGATGGCTTGCCACTGAGTCCAATGCAGACTCTCTCCTTCAACTACTCCAACACACACCAGTTTGCTCTGCGACCTCTTTCTTGGTCTTTTCAGTGCGagtaa